In Crassostrea angulata isolate pt1a10 chromosome 6, ASM2561291v2, whole genome shotgun sequence, a genomic segment contains:
- the LOC128188387 gene encoding X-linked retinitis pigmentosa GTPase regulator-interacting protein 1-like — translation MELSGNTDSVTVTISHLSLKEKAHVTCPVLNNDSVKLFVAYNFLGIEPEELETPFSLPKPKANLPITYNFTKTFQVDMQENYERRQYLAAMLLPDDPEQGRIRFTVVSDPSDDDDMDAECEDIGVAFVSVKEILMSKKDFEEQNVEICDVKNDQGVIGSLNVTVKCLAALEAVEKEMQIEGTY, via the exons ATGGAGCTATCTGGAAATACAGATAGTGTGACGGTTACCATCTCTCACTTATCCCTCAAAGAGAAAGCTCACGTTACATGTCCTGTACTGAACAACGACAGTGTAAAGCTGTTTGTTGCCTATAACTTCCTCGGTATTGAGCCAGAGGAGCTGGAGACGCCATTCTCTTTACCCAAACCTAAAGCTAATCTCCCCATCACCTATAACTTCACAAAAA CTTTCCAGGTTGACATGCAGGAAAATTACGAGAGACGACAATACCTGGCAGCCATGTTGTTACCCGATGATCCAGAGCAGGGCAG AATTCGCTTCACTGTGGTCAGCGACCCTTCAGATGATGATGATATGGATGCCGAATGTGAAGATATTGGTGTTGCTTTTGTGAGCGTCAAAGAAATTCTTATGTCCAAGAAAGATTTTGAGGAACAAAATGTGGAAA TTTGTGATGTTAAGAATGACCAGGGAGTGATTGGATCACTTAATGTGACTGTTAAATGCCTGGCAGCTTTAGAGGCTGTGGAAAAAGAAATGCAGATAGAGGGGACATACTGA